In Numenius arquata chromosome 20, bNumArq3.hap1.1, whole genome shotgun sequence, the following proteins share a genomic window:
- the DHRS3 gene encoding short-chain dehydrogenase/reductase 3 isoform X2, whose translation MMGTECHYFICDVGNREEVYRQAKAVREKVGDITILVNNAAVVHGKSLMDSDDDALLKSQHINTLGQFWTTKAFLPRMLELQNGHIVCLNSVLALSAIPGAIDYCTSKASSFAFMESLTLGLLDCPGVNATTVLPFHTSTEMFQGMRIRFPNLFPPLKPETVARRTVEAVQMNQAFLLLPWTMHVLVILKSILPQAALEEIHKFSGSYTCMNTFKGRT comes from the exons ATGATGGGGACAGAATGCCATTATTTCATTTGCGATGTAGGAAACCGAGAGGAGGTCTACCGGCAAGCCAAAGCTGTGCGGGAAAAG GTGGGTGATATCACTATCCTGGTGAACAATGCTGCTGTGGTCCATGGTAAGAGCCTGATGGACAGCGATGATGATGCGCTGCTCAAATCACAACATATAAACACCCTGGGACAATTCTGG accacCAAAGCATTCCTCCCAAGGATGCTGGAGTTGCAGAATGGCCACATTGTTTGCCTGAACTCTGTCCTGGCCTTGTCGGCCATCCCTGGAGCCATTGACTACTGCACCTCCAAAGCCTCGTCCTTTGCCTTTATGGAGAGCCTGACCTTGGGGCTGCTGGACTGTCCGGGAGTGAATGCCACAACAGTCCTGCCCTTCCACACCAGCACAGAGATGTTTCAGGGCATGAGAATCAG GTTCCCtaatctttttcctcctctcaagCCAGAGACAGTGGCTAGGAGGACAGTAGAAGCTGTTCAGATGAATCAAGCCTTCCTGCTCCTTCCATGGACAATGCATGTTCTTGTCATCCTAAAAAG cATTCTCCCTCAGGCAGCACTTGAAGAAATCCACAAGTTTTCTGGGAGCTACACCTGCATGAACACTTTTAAAGGACGAACATAG